In Cupriavidus basilensis, the following proteins share a genomic window:
- a CDS encoding efflux RND transporter periplasmic adaptor subunit — MFSRRVVFVGALVASTLFPIGMARAQVLTLSDAQARALGVRFDPVVGAAQLATGASARVVLKPDAQYVVAAPYAGMVSRVLVSIGQPVRAGQPLAAFASPQLFEAGRALSEARSQANLARLALARDRGLHDDGIIPGSRWQATQARAAEGAAMVRAREAEMAAAGIVFAGGSGEPQLVAGRAGLIAEVNAVPGTRVEGAAPLFRIVDPTALELDLLVGRDAPAPTGGERVEVRQRGATGTVAGVVPASDGTAAVRVRAVLDKRGSLQAGESVNVIVHLRSAPDATGAGRVRVPAMALTYWRGTPGVFVATKTGVRYQTVVVEAVDDAAATVRGPLPAGTRVAVAGVGALKGMLAGGQ, encoded by the coding sequence ATGTTTTCCCGTCGAGTTGTTTTCGTTGGCGCGCTGGTCGCGTCGACGCTGTTCCCCATTGGCATGGCCCGCGCGCAGGTACTGACGCTGTCCGATGCCCAGGCCCGCGCGCTCGGCGTGCGGTTTGATCCCGTCGTCGGTGCCGCGCAGCTGGCGACCGGCGCCAGCGCTCGCGTGGTGCTAAAGCCCGATGCGCAGTACGTGGTTGCCGCGCCTTATGCCGGCATGGTCTCGCGTGTGCTGGTGTCGATTGGCCAGCCGGTGCGCGCCGGCCAGCCGCTGGCCGCCTTTGCCAGCCCGCAACTGTTCGAGGCCGGGCGTGCGCTGTCGGAAGCGCGCTCGCAGGCCAACCTGGCCCGCCTGGCGCTGGCGCGGGACCGCGGCTTGCACGACGACGGCATCATCCCGGGCAGCCGCTGGCAAGCCACGCAGGCACGCGCGGCCGAAGGGGCGGCGATGGTGCGCGCCCGCGAGGCCGAGATGGCTGCCGCGGGCATCGTGTTCGCGGGCGGCTCAGGTGAGCCGCAACTGGTGGCCGGCCGTGCCGGGCTGATCGCCGAGGTTAACGCCGTGCCCGGCACGCGCGTGGAAGGCGCCGCGCCGTTGTTCCGCATCGTGGACCCCACTGCGCTGGAGCTTGATCTGCTGGTCGGCCGCGATGCGCCGGCTCCCACCGGCGGCGAACGTGTGGAGGTGCGCCAGCGCGGCGCCACCGGCACGGTGGCCGGCGTGGTGCCGGCAAGCGACGGCACCGCCGCCGTGCGCGTGCGCGCGGTACTGGACAAGCGCGGTAGCCTGCAGGCTGGCGAGAGCGTGAATGTGATCGTGCACTTGCGTAGCGCACCCGACGCCACCGGCGCGGGCCGTGTGCGGGTGCCGGCCATGGCGTTGACGTATTGGCGTGGCACGCCGGGCGTGTTCGTGGCGACCAAGACCGGCGTGCGCTACCAGACCGTGGTGGTCGAAGCCGTGGACGATGCCGCCGCGACCGTGCGCGGCCCGCTGCCCGCCGGCACGCGCGTGGCGGTGGCCGGCGTGGGCGCGCTCAAGGGCATGCTCGCGGGAGGCCAGTGA